The Sulfolobus sp. A20 genomic interval TATCCATTACGTTTACTCTGAAGGTATACAGACGATAAAGAGACTGATCTATGAGGAAGGGGAAAACATGAGTGGGAATAGGCTAAGGACTTTAATGACAGACGAGTTTTATAGAGTCATGGCTAACGTCCATGATGTAGAAAAGGCAAAGATCCTATGGGACCACATAACTAACATCTACTCAGCTGAGATAGATAAATATAAGGCAAAACAGTTCCTTACTAGGGACTCCTTAGTCTCCCTTATAATACCTTTTCACGTCGAATACCCAATAGACGGTTCTCTTGTAGGACTTCAGAGTAATATCAGAGCTGACGCGTTTGTTCCTTTAATTCCGTTAATAGCTGAGATGAAGACTGGAAAGCAGAGAAGAGCCCATGAACTATCGTTAGTAGGTTACGCTTTAGCTATAGAAAGCCAGTTTGAGATCCCGATAGACTTCGGTTATCTATGTTACGTCATAGTCGACAAAAGCGTTTTAACTAACTGCAGGCTAATACACATTTCAGACTCTCTGAGAAGTGATTTCTTAGAGGTTAGGGACAGGGGGTTTGAGGCAATAGAGACTGACCCTGGAATGCCTAAGAGATGTGACGACTCTTGCCCATTTTTGAGGCACTGTAACAAATTATGACAAAGGAACGGCAAACCTTGGTGAAAAGTTTTTTATCGAAGGAAAATCGTTTGTGAGGGGTTTGGGTTTCATCGGATCTTATATCGAGGGCTTCACGGGAGTCTAGCGAATTCTTCGCCCTCCCCATTAGCGGGATAACCCACAGTGGGGGAACATCTTGGGCTATGCAAGCCTTTCGGGATACATCTGGCATTATGTAAAAAATGGAGTTACATAAACTTAATTCTTTCACTGAAACTGCTTTTCACGGAAAAAAAGGGGTAGTCTTAACGTGTCCCTCCTCCTTTCAAGTAGAGGGAAATTGTTTGGAGACCCAGCCCTCTCTAGGCGTTTGTCAAGTGATAAAACCATTGAACTGGGAAGAATGTCAGTTACACTCTGCCTTAAAAAGTAGGGAAAGCCATTTATTGCAAGAAAGATTTCCTATCCCTCCCTTAAGAGTTTTCCTCATCTATTCGTGCTTACATCTCTCATGTATCAGGAGGGTAAGAGAACCGTAGAGGTTCGTGATAACAATTACATCCCTATCATTCTCGCGACCAAGAAAAGCAACTACATCTTTTTCGCACTTCGGACAATCGGTAGAGGAATGATCACTTTTTATGCCTTCTACTAAATCAAATCTCACGCATGAGATACCATCTATTGACAAAATTAAAGGGGATTTGCTGAAACGTTTAACGTCACAACTCCCTTCCCAACTTTCCTAGCATAAGTCTAGCCTTTTTGCTAAAATTCTAAATTTTCTCTTCTTTTACCTCCTATCATATGCAAATCTTCAGCTAAACTCTTATAATAATGTGCCCTAAACGTGTTGGAGTACTAATTTACCAACTACAATCGCATTAATATCAGCACCATCTTTGACTAATATTGAGAAGAGGGACTTTCAAAAACGCCTTACCAGCCTTCAAGACTAACCCCTTCTTAATCATTCTCACCACCCTTTTTGGCTTCCCTCAATAATGATCCTTAAAACATTAAAAGCCTTTGACTTTTGAGAAGCAAAGTTATTGTGGAAAGATTGAGATGTGTGGACAACAATTTGGTTGATATATATTGAATTTTCTTTATCGTGGAAAAGTATTTTTAGGGTGAGAACGGGTTTAATTTCCTAACACTCACCTAACTCAACGAGATAGCAAGATGACTGAAAAATATTCTTCCACAATAGACTATAAGTCCAATTGCATAAACAAAAAATTTTACAGTTGGACGAAATTGTTGTCCACACACAGATTGAGTATCCCCTACACATCATGACTGCTCCTTAAGGATTCACATACTGGGAGAGGGACTCCTCAAGTTGAGGAAGTGAGTCAAAAGTTTTTTGATGGATTTGTAATCGGGCGAGAGTTTTAGGCAAAAAAGTAATTAAGTTTGTGCAACTTCTTTCGATGGTTTTTAATCTCCTTAATTTATCTCATACAGCTCTTCTTCCCGTAAAGGGACATAGTTATGGATATGCGATCTGTGACACTTCTTATCAAACGCTACACCTCTTTTCTTTGATAAGGGGTTGAAAGCTACTCTCTATCGGCTGTTTCTTTGTAGAGGGACTAACAGTGTTTTAAACCTTCTGGGTAATTCAAAAGAAAACTATAGTTCTAGCCTTACTCGTGTATAGATCACACAAGTAACCTAGGCACTGCCCCTTATCGTAAACACCTAACGCCTTATCCTTTATCTCATAATACCTCTTCTTAATCCTATCGTATTCCTCCTCATCTATTATACTGGTAACTAGGTGAGCACCTATCTCTCTTGCCGTTAAAGCTGCAGCTGCACTTATAGCCTTCCTTCCCCCGGTGAAGTCCAGATAATCCCCAACCTTCAAAACCTCTCTGAGCTTCTCCCTAACTGTGATGAAATCTTTAGGAGAGGATATATCGTCAAAAGGTAAAGTGATCTCCTTTACCTTAGTGAAGTTAACACAACACATGAACACTGCCTTAAGGACGTAGAATGTCTCCTTAGTCTCCCCAGTAGTGATCACTACTACTTCGTCCAAATCAACTTTATGAGGGGGGAAGGTCGAGATGTAGTCAGCGTTAGTCAGTTTCTCAAACGTCTCTACCGTACCACCGACAGTTTTACCTAGTGTGGCTACTAGTTTGACCATAATACAATGTTTTCAATTAACTTATTTATATTTTTTAGAAATGGAGCTATACATTCTGGCCACTAACAATTCCAAATAGTGGTCAACTAAAAAGTATTGCCAAAGATCCCCATGGAAGCCCATAGTATTTATGATAAAGAGAATGGGAAACCTCACCCTTTAAGGAGATCAGCGACGCAAACCATGAGACTCAAAAGTAAGTATAGCCCAATTCCCATAACTATTCACAGCCTTTTAATCACGTTTTCATATTAAAAAGGTAAACGATAATAATTAAAAACTTTTTGAGGATTAAAGACTATTTTATTTATTCAAAATTATATTTTGCTTCTATCTTAGGTTAAATTATACTTATAACGTTTTAATTCTTATAAAATTATAAAACCACTGCATGTAAAGAGATAAAAATGACTCGTAATATAGAAAAGCATATAATAAAATTATCTTTAATTAATCTCGTATAATATAAGAATTTAGGTAATATAATAAATATGATAAGTCGTGACATATATAGATTTTACAGTGTAATAAAACCTTTTTATTTTAACGTCGATCTAATTTTTACATTACAACGCGTATATTTAAGCTTCTTTATAAACATAACTATAACGTAGTCTTAAAAATCGTTTTATATATTCTATCATTTTCGGTGAACTTTTCAACGCCTTGTTGCGATATAACAACCTTATAGTACGTTAATTCAAACAATAATTGTTCGCCTTCATTAAGTGGTTTAAAAGTGTAAAAGTATGAGTCTCAATGCGAGAGTTGCGAGAATCATTTGGTAAATTAAACGTTTATAAATTAACCCAAACTTTCAAATAAATTAAAAGTCCATGCGAGGGAAAAAAGTTAAAGACTATTACTAGGAAAAACCCTCGCATGAAGGGAAAAGGTAATAGAAGTAAAATTTATTATAGGGGAAGGAAAAGATAAGGCATAGGGGTTAATAAACAAACCAGATGCATCCCATACGGGATTGAAAGATATTCCGGATGAAAAGGCATATGAAAAGTTAAAGGCGAAGATGCATCCCATACGGGATTGAAAGAATCATAAAAAGCATTTGATTTTGGCG includes:
- the cas4a gene encoding type I-A CRISPR-associated protein Cas4/Csa1, which gives rise to MFFTLTEVLLLAKRIRLSPKAVSEELRGWHWNEPPIYHSSTYFLNVSDLTNGFCETGRYVHLKHKGVKPEIPEGVNDIHYVYSEGIQTIKRLIYEEGENMSGNRLRTLMTDEFYRVMANVHDVEKAKILWDHITNIYSAEIDKYKAKQFLTRDSLVSLIIPFHVEYPIDGSLVGLQSNIRADAFVPLIPLIAEMKTGKQRRAHELSLVGYALAIESQFEIPIDFGYLCYVIVDKSVLTNCRLIHISDSLRSDFLEVRDRGFEAIETDPGMPKRCDDSCPFLRHCNKL
- the crn1 gene encoding CRISPR-associated ring nuclease Crn1 codes for the protein MVKLVATLGKTVGGTVETFEKLTNADYISTFPPHKVDLDEVVVITTGETKETFYVLKAVFMCCVNFTKVKEITLPFDDISSPKDFITVREKLREVLKVGDYLDFTGGRKAISAAAALTAREIGAHLVTSIIDEEEYDRIKKRYYEIKDKALGVYDKGQCLGYLCDLYTSKARTIVFF